One window of the Klebsiella sp. WP3-W18-ESBL-02 genome contains the following:
- the ydgT gene encoding transcription modulator YdgT, protein MTVLDYLLKFRKVSSLDNLEKLYDHLNYSLTSNEELINMYRAADHRRAELVSGGRLYDVGQVPKNVWRFVQ, encoded by the coding sequence ATGACCGTTCTGGATTATTTATTAAAGTTCCGCAAAGTCAGTTCGCTGGACAATCTTGAAAAACTTTATGACCACCTTAACTATTCCCTCACCAGTAACGAAGAATTGATCAATATGTATCGCGCCGCCGATCATCGTCGCGCGGAGCTGGTTTCCGGTGGTCGTTTGTACGATGTGGGCCAGGTGCCAAAGAACGTTTGGCGATTCGTGCAATAA
- a CDS encoding GH1 family beta-glucosidase, giving the protein MSAFPQHFLWGAATAAYQVEGAYNEDGKGPSIWDVFSHQPGTTYQGTNGDIAVDHYHRVKEDVKLMAEMGLQSYRFSISWPRLLPEGRGTINEAGVKFYSDLIDDLLAHGIEPMITLYHWDLPQALQDEGGWEARSTAEAFEEYARLCYSRFGSRVQKWATFNETIVFIGHGYITGSHPPSVRNPARAIQACHHVFIAHAMAVKAFCGMQINGEIGFVNVLQPHSPLTQSAEDMAASELADAIHTHWFYDPVLKGCYPAELLAQSQALWGVPRFAPGDDDLLRNNRCDFIGLNYYRRETVSSQPPAEKVSGEQGVEGLFYFVRNPQSVYTEWGWEIWPQGLTDGIMMIKARYGDIPMYITENGLGAVDPIIDGEVVDDPRIDFLRVHIDALETAIEQGADVRGYYPWSFIDLLSWLNGYKKQYGFVYVDHQQNLARKRKKSFFWYKDVIASRGEQR; this is encoded by the coding sequence ATGTCCGCTTTTCCCCAACATTTTCTCTGGGGTGCTGCTACGGCGGCGTACCAGGTGGAAGGTGCGTATAATGAAGACGGCAAAGGTCCGTCGATCTGGGATGTGTTTTCCCACCAGCCGGGAACGACCTATCAGGGTACCAACGGCGATATCGCCGTCGATCACTACCACCGCGTTAAAGAAGACGTAAAGCTCATGGCCGAAATGGGGCTTCAGAGCTACCGTTTTTCCATTTCATGGCCTCGCCTGCTGCCTGAAGGGCGCGGCACCATCAACGAAGCCGGAGTGAAGTTCTACAGCGATCTGATAGACGACCTGCTGGCCCACGGTATTGAGCCAATGATTACGCTCTACCACTGGGATCTGCCGCAGGCGTTGCAGGACGAGGGCGGCTGGGAAGCACGCTCCACCGCTGAGGCGTTCGAAGAGTACGCGCGGCTGTGCTATTCCCGCTTTGGTTCGCGGGTGCAAAAATGGGCCACCTTTAATGAAACCATCGTTTTTATCGGGCATGGTTATATTACCGGCAGCCATCCGCCGTCCGTGCGTAATCCGGCGCGCGCTATTCAGGCCTGTCATCACGTATTTATTGCCCATGCCATGGCCGTGAAAGCGTTCTGCGGCATGCAAATTAACGGCGAAATCGGCTTCGTTAACGTGCTGCAGCCCCACTCTCCGCTGACGCAAAGCGCAGAAGACATGGCTGCCAGCGAGTTAGCCGACGCGATTCACACCCACTGGTTCTACGACCCGGTATTAAAGGGCTGCTATCCTGCCGAACTGCTGGCACAGTCCCAGGCCCTTTGGGGAGTACCGCGCTTCGCGCCGGGCGATGATGACCTGCTGCGCAATAACCGCTGCGATTTTATCGGCCTGAACTATTACCGCCGCGAAACCGTCTCTTCACAGCCACCAGCAGAAAAAGTCAGCGGTGAACAGGGCGTCGAGGGGCTTTTCTATTTCGTGCGCAATCCACAGAGCGTCTATACCGAATGGGGCTGGGAAATCTGGCCACAGGGGCTGACCGACGGCATTATGATGATCAAGGCGCGCTACGGCGATATTCCGATGTATATCACCGAAAACGGCCTGGGCGCGGTTGACCCGATTATCGACGGAGAAGTGGTCGACGATCCTCGCATCGACTTCCTGCGCGTACATATTGATGCGCTGGAAACCGCCATTGAACAAGGCGCCGACGTGCGCGGGTATTATCCATGGTCGTTTATCGATTTGCTGAGCTGGCTGAACGGTTATAAAAAGCAGTATGGCTTTGTCTATGTCGACCACCAGCAGAACCTGGCGCGTAAGCGTAAGAAAAGCTTCTTCTGGTACAAAGATGTGATCGCCAGCCGCGGCGAACAGCGGTAA
- the blr gene encoding division septum protein Blr — MNSVLSRIVELIGWVVLGFSVLLLFIAHHIDDYKSPEPAATATVSLQKK; from the coding sequence ATGAATTCTGTATTGTCTCGTATTGTTGAATTAATTGGTTGGGTTGTTCTCGGTTTTTCCGTTCTGCTGTTGTTTATTGCGCACCATATCGACGATTACAAGTCACCGGAGCCCGCCGCTACCGCCACCGTCTCGCTGCAGAAAAAATAA
- a CDS encoding oxidoreductase, translating into MSDSIRVGLVGYGYASKTFHAPLICGTPGMTLAAVSSSDAGKVHADWPTVSVVSDPQALFHDPSIDLVVIPTPNDTHYPLAKAALEAGKNVVVDKPFTVTLSQARELDALAKQQGKLLSVFHNRRWDSDFLTVKALINEGKLGDVTYFESHFDRYRPQVRARWREQAGLGSGIWYDLGPHLLDQAVNLFGLPHSLYVDLGQLRPGAQATDYFHAVLTWPQRRVVLHGTLLAAAETARYIVHGSQASYVKFGLDPQEDRLKSGERLPQADWGYDMRDGILTTVDGETRVEENWLTLPGNYPAYYAGIRDALNGIGENPVPAGQAIQIMELIELGIESAKHRAALALV; encoded by the coding sequence ATGAGTGACTCAATCCGCGTTGGACTCGTGGGCTATGGCTATGCCAGTAAAACGTTTCATGCGCCGCTCATCTGCGGCACGCCGGGGATGACGCTGGCGGCTGTCTCAAGCAGCGATGCCGGTAAGGTTCACGCAGATTGGCCTACGGTCAGCGTGGTCTCCGATCCTCAGGCGCTGTTCCACGACCCCAGCATTGATCTGGTCGTGATTCCTACGCCTAACGATACGCACTATCCGTTGGCGAAAGCGGCGCTGGAGGCAGGGAAAAACGTCGTGGTCGACAAACCCTTCACAGTGACACTGTCACAGGCTCGCGAGCTGGATGCGCTGGCAAAGCAGCAGGGCAAGCTGCTGTCGGTATTTCATAACCGCCGCTGGGACAGCGATTTTCTGACGGTGAAAGCGCTGATCAATGAAGGTAAGCTCGGTGACGTCACTTACTTTGAGTCGCACTTTGACCGCTATCGTCCGCAGGTGCGCGCGCGCTGGCGCGAGCAGGCCGGGCTCGGTAGCGGTATCTGGTACGATTTGGGCCCTCATCTGCTGGATCAGGCGGTCAATCTGTTTGGCCTGCCGCACAGCCTGTATGTCGATCTCGGTCAGCTGCGCCCGGGTGCGCAGGCCACCGACTACTTTCATGCCGTATTGACCTGGCCGCAGCGTCGCGTGGTGCTGCACGGCACGCTGCTGGCGGCGGCGGAAACGGCGCGCTACATCGTACATGGCTCGCAGGCCAGTTATGTGAAATTTGGCCTCGATCCGCAGGAAGATAGGCTGAAAAGCGGCGAACGTCTGCCGCAGGCCGACTGGGGCTATGATATGCGAGACGGTATCCTGACGACGGTTGACGGGGAAACGCGGGTAGAAGAGAACTGGCTGACGCTGCCGGGTAACTATCCGGCATACTACGCGGGCATTCGTGATGCGCTTAACGGAATCGGCGAAAACCCGGTACCGGCGGGCCAGGCGATTCAGATTATGGAGCTGATTGAGCTGGGTATCGAATCGGCGAAACATCGCGCGGCGCTGGCGCTGGTCTAA
- the add gene encoding adenosine deaminase encodes MIDTNLPLTDVHRHLDGNIRAQTILDLGRQYNLTLPASTLDALLPHVQVTSNEPDLVSFLSKLDWGVKVLASLDACRRVAYENVEDAARNGLHYVELRFSPRYMAMNHGLPVDGVVEAVIAGVKEGCRAFNVDARLIGIMSRTFGEAACEEELNALLAHRDGITALDLAGDELGFPGHLFLEHFSRARDAGWHITVHAGEAAGPESIWQAIRDLGAERIGHGVKAVQDPALMDFLAEKGIGIESCLTSNIQTSTVPSLAQHPLKTFLEHGVLASLNTDDPAVQGIDIQHEYRVAAPAAGLTAAQIRQAQINGLEMAFLSAAEKQALIARVQRG; translated from the coding sequence ATGATTGATACCAACCTGCCCCTAACTGACGTTCACCGCCATCTCGACGGAAACATTCGCGCCCAAACCATTCTTGATCTCGGCCGCCAGTACAATCTGACGCTGCCTGCGTCTACGCTCGACGCGCTGCTGCCGCACGTTCAGGTCACCAGCAATGAACCCGATCTGGTGAGTTTCCTCAGCAAGCTCGATTGGGGCGTGAAGGTTCTGGCATCATTAGACGCCTGCCGCCGCGTCGCGTACGAGAACGTAGAAGACGCTGCGCGTAATGGCCTGCACTACGTTGAGCTACGTTTTTCCCCGCGTTATATGGCAATGAACCACGGTTTGCCGGTTGACGGTGTGGTTGAAGCGGTGATTGCCGGGGTGAAAGAAGGCTGTCGCGCGTTTAACGTTGATGCGCGCCTGATTGGCATTATGAGTCGCACCTTTGGCGAAGCCGCCTGTGAAGAAGAGCTGAACGCCCTGCTGGCGCACCGCGACGGTATTACCGCCCTCGATCTGGCCGGCGATGAGCTCGGTTTCCCGGGGCATCTGTTCCTGGAACACTTCAGCCGCGCACGCGATGCAGGCTGGCATATTACCGTGCACGCGGGCGAAGCTGCCGGCCCGGAAAGCATCTGGCAGGCGATTCGCGATTTAGGCGCCGAGCGTATCGGTCATGGCGTCAAAGCGGTTCAGGATCCGGCGCTGATGGATTTCCTTGCGGAAAAAGGTATCGGCATCGAATCCTGTCTGACCTCCAATATCCAGACCAGCACCGTACCGTCGTTGGCGCAGCATCCGCTGAAAACGTTCCTCGAGCATGGCGTGCTGGCCAGTCTGAATACGGACGACCCGGCGGTACAGGGCATTGATATCCAGCACGAATACCGCGTGGCGGCACCGGCGGCAGGCCTCACGGCTGCACAAATCCGTCAGGCGCAGATTAACGGGCTGGAGATGGCGTTCCTCTCTGCGGCAGAAAAGCAGGCGCTGATCGCCCGCGTCCAGCGCGGATAA
- the cybB gene encoding cytochrome b561, which produces MKRTFAKSQILMHWLVLILIIIAYAAMELKGFAPKGSPARATIALIHYTAGLSVLLLMLVRVVLKITHRDPEITPTPPRWQIAASKSVHGLLYLMFLALPFLGIASLYFGQVAWSFFGIALPVAAVPNQDIQHNLKEWHELIANAGYFLIGLHALAALFHHYIMRDNTLLRMLPISSHKK; this is translated from the coding sequence GTGAAAAGAACCTTCGCCAAAAGCCAGATCCTGATGCACTGGCTCGTCCTGATCCTGATTATCATCGCCTATGCCGCCATGGAGCTGAAAGGCTTTGCCCCTAAAGGCAGCCCAGCCCGCGCAACAATAGCGTTAATCCACTACACGGCGGGGCTGAGCGTTTTGTTGTTGATGCTGGTCAGAGTGGTGTTAAAAATCACCCACCGCGACCCTGAAATTACCCCCACGCCGCCGCGCTGGCAGATTGCGGCCTCAAAGTCCGTGCACGGGTTGCTCTATTTAATGTTTCTCGCCTTGCCGTTCCTGGGAATAGCCTCGTTGTATTTCGGCCAGGTGGCATGGTCCTTTTTTGGTATCGCCCTACCGGTTGCCGCAGTCCCGAATCAAGATATTCAGCACAATTTAAAAGAGTGGCATGAATTAATTGCCAACGCGGGTTATTTTTTAATTGGTCTGCACGCGCTGGCGGCCTTATTCCACCATTACATCATGCGTGATAATACGCTGCTGAGAATGCTGCCCATATCAAGCCACAAAAAATAA
- a CDS encoding VOC family protein — MKIAHVALWTQALEAQARFWVTFFDGKINEKYRSKTNPGFESYFVTVNESIAIELMSKPGLQIAQPDNNTTGWVHLAISVGSKEAVDALAARAAELHILVSPPRTTGDGYYEAVIKDPDGNLIEIVA; from the coding sequence ATGAAAATTGCACACGTTGCGCTTTGGACGCAGGCGCTGGAAGCACAGGCGCGTTTTTGGGTGACGTTTTTTGACGGGAAAATCAACGAGAAGTACCGCAGCAAAACGAACCCGGGGTTCGAGTCATACTTTGTGACCGTCAATGAATCCATTGCCATCGAGTTGATGAGCAAACCCGGGCTACAGATTGCGCAGCCCGATAACAACACCACCGGATGGGTACATCTGGCGATTTCGGTCGGCAGCAAGGAGGCCGTTGATGCGCTGGCGGCGCGCGCAGCGGAGCTGCATATTCTGGTCTCCCCCCCACGTACCACCGGCGACGGATATTATGAAGCGGTGATTAAAGATCCGGACGGTAATCTTATCGAGATCGTCGCCTGA
- a CDS encoding DeoR/GlpR family DNA-binding transcription regulator, translating into MLDYAAFPDQRQALIRQALGQQGRVVCAELAVQLGVSEHTIRRDLHELSKEGVCKKVYGGAVATLPDTGSFIERKTQKADVKSIIAHKCAQLIKPNSCVFIDSGTTNLALAEAIDDTLVLTAVTNSPEIACALLKKPRCEVIMLGGGIQRSSGGSVGAAALAQVNDILFDQGFIGGCAMAPESGLTGFDYADCAFKKAVIPQCSEIIVGLTADKIPAVARYVVAGCRQIDVLVVEESVRQQYAEAFAPYEILLHGV; encoded by the coding sequence ATGCTCGATTATGCAGCTTTTCCGGATCAACGACAAGCCTTGATTCGCCAGGCGCTCGGGCAGCAAGGCCGGGTTGTTTGTGCTGAACTAGCCGTGCAGTTGGGGGTGTCTGAACACACTATTCGCCGTGATTTACATGAACTGAGTAAGGAAGGCGTGTGTAAGAAGGTTTACGGCGGCGCTGTCGCGACGCTGCCTGATACCGGTAGCTTTATTGAACGAAAAACACAAAAGGCGGATGTAAAGAGCATCATCGCGCATAAATGTGCACAACTTATCAAACCCAATAGCTGCGTGTTTATTGATTCCGGTACCACCAATCTGGCGCTGGCTGAGGCGATTGACGACACGTTGGTTCTGACGGCAGTGACCAATTCGCCGGAAATCGCCTGCGCGCTGCTTAAAAAGCCGCGCTGTGAGGTGATCATGTTAGGCGGCGGGATCCAGCGCAGCAGCGGTGGCAGCGTCGGGGCCGCGGCGCTGGCGCAGGTCAACGACATTCTTTTCGATCAGGGGTTTATTGGCGGCTGTGCCATGGCTCCGGAGTCGGGGCTGACCGGATTCGACTATGCAGACTGCGCATTCAAGAAAGCGGTTATCCCGCAATGTAGCGAAATTATTGTTGGATTGACGGCCGATAAAATTCCCGCCGTCGCGCGCTACGTGGTCGCCGGCTGTCGGCAAATAGACGTGCTGGTGGTCGAGGAAAGCGTACGTCAGCAATATGCCGAGGCTTTTGCGCCCTACGAGATTTTGCTGCACGGTGTGTAG